The Kosakonia sp. SMBL-WEM22 sequence CAGGTTGTGCTGCGTTGCCAGCTCGGCAATAAAGGAGTCATTAATCGACACCGGATGGTGAGCCGCCAGCGCACAGGCCAGCGCGCCAAAGCTGTCGTTGAAGATCAGAACCGGGCCATCGACCGCATCCACCTGTTGCAGAAGATATTCATCCGCTGCATCCCACGCCTGTAGCGACGCCTCTTCCACGCCGACAGGGAATCTGTCTAAAGTGAATGACTGTCCGTTTAACTCAACCTGGCTCATCGACCCTCCGCAATGCTAAAATTCGCGCGTTTTATCGCTCAATTACGTAAGGATGTAAACACATTTCACCATGAAGACCCTCACCTATCTTCAGGGCTATCCTGAATCCCTGCTGGCGCAGGTACATACGCTGATTGAGCAGAACCGTCTGGGCGAGGTGCTGGCAAAACGCTACCCTGACAGCCACGGTGTCACCACCGATAAAGCGCTCTACCACTACACGCAAGAGATGAAGAACCAGTTCCTGCGTAACGCCGCGCCAGTGAACAAAGTGATGTATGACAGCAAAATTCATGTGCTCAATAATGCCCTTGGCCTGCACACCGCCATCTCCCGCGTGCAGGGCGGCAAGCTGAAAGCGAAAGCGGAGATCCGCGTCGCCACCGTATTTCGCGATGCGCCGGAAGCCTTTCTGCGCATGATTGTGGTGCATGAACTGGCGCACCTGCGCGAGAAGGAGCATAACAAAGCTTTTTACCAGCTCTGCTGTCATATGGAGCCGCAGTACCACCAGCTCGAGTTCGATACCAGGCTCTGGTTGACCCATCTCGCCTTGCGCTAAGCATGCGTGCCAGCGCACTGGTTTTGTCATGTTGACGTGATAGAGTGACAGCGCAACCCTTTAACGGAGAAGTAGCGCCTTTATGATACGTTTCGCTGTCATAGGGACGAACTGGATCTCGCGCCAGTTTGTCGATGCCGCCCATGAAACGGGCAAATACAGACTCACCGCCGTCTATTCCCGCAGCCTTGAACAGGCGCAAACCTTCGCCACCGACTACCCTGTCGAGCACCTCTTTACCTCGCTTGAGGAGATGGCGCAAAGCGATGCGATTGATGCCGTCTACATTGCCAGCCCCAACGCCCTCCACTTTGCGCAGACACAACTGTTTCTCAGCCATAAAAAGCATGTGATCTGCGAAAAACCGCTGGCCTCCAACCTGCGCGAAGTGGAAGCCGCCATCGCCTGCGCCCGTGAAAATCAGGTGGTGCTGTTTGAAGCCTTCAAAACCGCTAGCCTGCCAAACTTCCTGGTGCTGAAACAGTCGCTGGCGAAAGCGGGCAAGCTGCGTAAAGCATTCATCAACTACTGCCAATACTCGTCCCGCTACCAGCGTTTTCTCGACGGCGAAAACCCCAACACCTTCAACCCCGCATTTTCTAACGGGTCGATTATGGATATCGGCTTTTACTGTCTCGCCTCGGCGGTGGCGCTGTGGGGCGAACCGCATAGCGTGCAGGCGTCGGCGAGCCTGCTCTCCAGCGGCGTCGACGCGCACGGCGTGGTGGTGATGAATTACGGCGATTTCAGCGTCACGCTGCACCACTCGAAAGTGAGCGATTCGGTGCTGGCGAGTGAGATTCAGGGTGAAGCTGGCTCGCTGGTGATTGAGAAGATCTCCGAGTGCCAGAAACTCTGTTTCATCCCGCGCGGCGGCAAAGCGCAGGAGCTGACGCAGCCGCAGCATATCAACACTATGCTGTATGAAGCCGAGACCTTCGCGCGGCTGGTGGAGGAGAATGAGGTCAATCATCCGGGGCTTGCGATCAGCCGTATTACGGCAAAACTGCTAACGGAGATCCGCCGCCAGACCGGCGTCGTCTTCCCAGCCGATGATGTCAGCGCCCAGCTCCCTGCGTAAAGCTTCGTAAGAAGCGCTGGCGACACATTGACCAGCTCAATGTGTTGACATAATTTGTTACCAGCAAAGGGGAGTAACTTCTTCGCCGGTGGATCGTCATTACGGTGCGTTAAGCACCCGGTCGCCGGGCGTCATTACTGACGTAAGTGAGACCTTGCCGGAAGGCGAGATCCCCCTGCACCAGGCAAGCGGCTAACGTCTTCTGACGTTGGCCGTTTTTGTTTGCGTGAGGATCTGGTGATGAATAGTGTTGGCACACCGATGTTATGGGGCGTTTTTGCCGTTGCCGTGGTGGTTATGCTGGCGATCGACCTTCTGCTTCAGGGGCGTCGCGGCGCGCATACGATGACTATGAAGCAGGCGGCCGTTTGGTCAGTAGTGTGGGTTAGCCTGTCGCTGCTGTTTAATGCCGCCTTCTGGTGGTATCTGACGCAAACCGAAGGGCGCGCGGTCGCGGATACGCAGGCGCTGGCATTTTTAACCGGTTATTTGATTGAAAAAGCGCTGGCGGTAGACAACGTCTTCGTCTGGCTGATGCTGTTTAGCTACTTTGCTGTCCCTGCGGCCTTGCAGCGCCGGGTACTGATCTATGGCGTACTCGGGGCGATCGTGCTGCGTACTATCATGATCTTCGCTGGTAGCTGGCTGATTACCCAGTTCTCATGGCTGCTCTACGTTTTCGGTGCCTTCCTGCTCTTTACTGGCGTAAAGATGGCGCTGGCGAAG is a genomic window containing:
- a CDS encoding TerC family protein — protein: MNSVGTPMLWGVFAVAVVVMLAIDLLLQGRRGAHTMTMKQAAVWSVVWVSLSLLFNAAFWWYLTQTEGRAVADTQALAFLTGYLIEKALAVDNVFVWLMLFSYFAVPAALQRRVLIYGVLGAIVLRTIMIFAGSWLITQFSWLLYVFGAFLLFTGVKMALAKEDDKGIGDKPVVRWLRSHLRMTDSIESEHFFVRKNGLLYATPLLLVLILVELSDVIFAVDSIPAIFAVTTDPFIVLTSNLFAILGLRAMYFLLAGVAERFSMLKYGLSVILVFIGIKMLIVDFFHIPIAISLGVVGGILVLTLLINSWVNYQNDKKNRA
- a CDS encoding Gfo/Idh/MocA family oxidoreductase; this encodes MIRFAVIGTNWISRQFVDAAHETGKYRLTAVYSRSLEQAQTFATDYPVEHLFTSLEEMAQSDAIDAVYIASPNALHFAQTQLFLSHKKHVICEKPLASNLREVEAAIACARENQVVLFEAFKTASLPNFLVLKQSLAKAGKLRKAFINYCQYSSRYQRFLDGENPNTFNPAFSNGSIMDIGFYCLASAVALWGEPHSVQASASLLSSGVDAHGVVVMNYGDFSVTLHHSKVSDSVLASEIQGEAGSLVIEKISECQKLCFIPRGGKAQELTQPQHINTMLYEAETFARLVEENEVNHPGLAISRITAKLLTEIRRQTGVVFPADDVSAQLPA
- a CDS encoding M48 family metallopeptidase, with the translated sequence MKTLTYLQGYPESLLAQVHTLIEQNRLGEVLAKRYPDSHGVTTDKALYHYTQEMKNQFLRNAAPVNKVMYDSKIHVLNNALGLHTAISRVQGGKLKAKAEIRVATVFRDAPEAFLRMIVVHELAHLREKEHNKAFYQLCCHMEPQYHQLEFDTRLWLTHLALR